A single window of Mycobacterium sp. ITM-2016-00318 DNA harbors:
- a CDS encoding acyltransferase family protein, with protein sequence MSGHRWVAAPERAIDRGAPRASARPRRGNGIPALDGIRAVAVGLVLADHAGIPGVSGGFIGVDVFFVLSGFLITSLLLDELGRTGTIDLPGFWVRRARRLLPALIVMVLAVVVLRELFPSNAVAAVRDDAVGAFFWVANWVFVFRETDYFTQGDPPSPLQHTWSLAVEEQYYVLWPLVLLAVAVAVALLVRRRGSEPTLRTVRMVVVGVALAGAAASAVASCLMVSEDSLNRVYFGTDTRVQALLVGAAAAALLVQDWPALARYGSQIRARWGRWIAQILPVIGLTMLGVVAHFATGSVPEFRRGLLIVVALAAIFIVAPVALEQRGLVARVLAFPPLVWLGVISYGVYLWHWPIFLALNGERTGLTGMSLFAIRAVATVTVAAISWWLIEQPIKRWRPVHVPQLRLAAATLATAAVATMVVVPVGIRQDGERPIGPDVLAAAAHPEVPVEIGGTARLTPGTRTVAVFGDSMAWTMMRYLPPTPGFKFVDFTTIGCGVARGGPYRSTGETLTQKPECESWPSRWAQRISHAKPDVALLIIGRWETVDRVNEGHWTHVGDKAFNAYLGGELRRAIDILGSTGAPVVVTTTPYNRRGEQPDGSLYPEDEPDRVDAWNTLVRRTVAGRKNATVLDLNEKLCPNGYYTNRVDGIKMRMDGLHPTPEAVEWLTPWLEDALRK encoded by the coding sequence GTGAGTGGCCACCGGTGGGTCGCGGCGCCCGAACGCGCCATCGACCGCGGCGCGCCGAGGGCATCTGCGCGGCCCCGGCGCGGTAACGGCATCCCCGCGCTGGACGGTATCCGCGCGGTGGCCGTCGGGCTCGTGCTGGCCGATCACGCTGGCATCCCGGGTGTCTCGGGCGGCTTCATCGGCGTCGACGTGTTCTTCGTGCTGAGCGGATTTTTGATCACGTCGCTGCTGCTCGACGAACTCGGCCGCACCGGCACGATCGATCTGCCGGGGTTCTGGGTGCGTCGGGCCCGGCGGCTGCTGCCCGCGCTGATCGTGATGGTGCTGGCGGTCGTCGTGCTGCGCGAGCTGTTCCCTTCGAATGCCGTCGCCGCGGTGCGCGACGACGCCGTCGGCGCCTTCTTCTGGGTGGCCAACTGGGTCTTCGTGTTCCGCGAAACCGACTACTTCACCCAGGGCGATCCGCCGTCGCCGCTGCAGCACACCTGGTCGCTTGCGGTGGAGGAGCAGTACTACGTCTTATGGCCGCTGGTGCTGCTCGCCGTCGCCGTCGCAGTCGCATTGCTCGTCAGGCGCCGCGGCAGCGAGCCGACGCTGCGCACGGTCCGCATGGTCGTCGTCGGCGTCGCGCTCGCGGGTGCGGCGGCGTCAGCGGTCGCGTCATGCCTGATGGTGTCGGAGGACTCGCTGAACCGTGTCTACTTCGGCACCGACACCCGCGTGCAGGCGCTGCTCGTCGGTGCTGCGGCGGCCGCGCTGCTGGTCCAGGATTGGCCCGCGCTGGCGCGCTACGGCTCGCAGATTCGGGCGCGGTGGGGCCGCTGGATCGCGCAGATCCTCCCGGTGATCGGGCTGACGATGCTCGGCGTGGTGGCGCACTTCGCGACGGGCAGCGTCCCGGAGTTCCGTCGCGGCCTGCTGATCGTGGTGGCGCTCGCGGCGATCTTCATCGTCGCCCCGGTCGCGCTTGAGCAGCGCGGGCTGGTGGCGCGCGTGTTGGCTTTCCCGCCGCTGGTCTGGCTGGGCGTCATCTCCTACGGCGTCTACCTCTGGCACTGGCCGATCTTCCTGGCGCTCAACGGCGAGCGCACCGGGCTGACGGGGATGTCGCTGTTCGCGATCCGGGCGGTGGCGACGGTGACCGTCGCGGCGATCTCGTGGTGGCTGATCGAGCAGCCGATCAAGCGCTGGCGCCCCGTGCACGTGCCGCAGTTGCGGCTGGCCGCCGCGACGCTGGCCACCGCGGCGGTTGCGACGATGGTCGTCGTCCCGGTCGGCATCAGGCAGGACGGCGAGCGTCCCATCGGCCCCGACGTGCTCGCCGCTGCCGCGCATCCGGAGGTGCCGGTCGAGATCGGCGGCACCGCGCGGCTGACGCCGGGCACCCGCACCGTCGCGGTGTTCGGGGACTCGATGGCGTGGACGATGATGCGCTATCTGCCGCCGACGCCGGGCTTCAAGTTCGTCGACTTCACCACCATCGGCTGCGGCGTCGCGCGCGGCGGGCCGTACCGGTCGACGGGCGAGACCCTGACCCAGAAACCTGAGTGCGAGAGCTGGCCTTCCCGCTGGGCGCAGCGGATCAGCCACGCCAAGCCCGACGTCGCGCTGCTGATCATCGGCCGCTGGGAGACCGTCGACCGCGTCAACGAAGGGCACTGGACGCATGTCGGCGACAAGGCCTTCAATGCGTACCTCGGCGGTGAACTCCGGCGTGCCATCGACATCCTCGGCTCGACGGGCGCCCCCGTCGTGGTGACGACGACGCCGTACAACCGGCGCGGCGAACAACCCGACGGATCGCTGTACCCGGAGGACGAGCCCGATCGCGTCGACGCGTGGAACACGTTGGTGCGGCGCACCGTCGCAGGCCGCAAGAACGCGACGGTGCTCGACCTCAACGAGAAGCTGTGCCCCAACGGCTATTACACCAACCGGGTCGACGGCATCAAGATGCGGATGGACGGCCTTCACCCGACGCCGGAAGCGGTGGAGTGGCTGACGCCGTGGCTCGAGGACGCGCTGCGCAAATAG
- a CDS encoding NAD-dependent succinate-semialdehyde dehydrogenase, protein MDTSALLKSVPTGIWIGGEERKGSSTFDVLDPSDDSVLVSVANATAEDAIAALDAAAAAQEEWADTAPRKRGEVLRAVFEKITERAEDLATLMTLEMGKVLRESMGEVTYGAEFFRWFAEEAVRIHGRYTPSPAGTGRIIVTKQPVGPCYAITPWNFPLAMGTRKIGPAVAAGCTMIVKPAQETPLTMLLLAKLMDDAGLPKGVLSVLPTNNPREVTTALIDDGRLRKLTFTGSTGVGKALVKQSSDALLRTSMELGGNAPFVVFDDADVDAAVEGAILAKMRNGGEACTAANRFHVANSVREEFTEKLVKRMSEFQLGKGIDESATLGPLINAKQVATVSDLVSDAVSKGATVAVGGVAPSGPGNFYPATVLADVPVDARILKEEVFGPVAPITGFDTEEEGIAAANDTEYGLAAYIYTRDLDRALRAAEGVASGMVGVNRGVISDAAAPFGGVKESGFGREGGFEGIDEYLDTKYIALTK, encoded by the coding sequence ATGGATACCTCCGCTCTGTTGAAATCCGTCCCCACCGGCATCTGGATCGGCGGTGAGGAGCGCAAGGGTTCGTCGACGTTCGACGTCCTCGACCCGTCCGACGACTCGGTTCTGGTGTCGGTGGCCAACGCCACCGCCGAGGACGCGATCGCCGCACTCGACGCTGCCGCCGCGGCGCAGGAGGAGTGGGCGGACACGGCGCCGCGCAAGCGCGGCGAGGTGCTGCGGGCGGTCTTCGAGAAGATCACCGAACGCGCCGAAGATCTCGCGACGCTGATGACCCTGGAAATGGGCAAGGTGCTGCGCGAGAGCATGGGTGAGGTCACCTACGGCGCGGAATTCTTCCGCTGGTTCGCCGAAGAAGCGGTGCGCATCCACGGCCGCTACACCCCGAGCCCCGCCGGAACCGGCCGCATCATCGTCACCAAGCAGCCCGTCGGCCCCTGCTACGCGATCACGCCGTGGAACTTCCCGCTCGCGATGGGCACCCGCAAGATCGGGCCCGCGGTCGCGGCGGGCTGCACCATGATCGTCAAGCCGGCACAGGAGACCCCGCTGACGATGCTGTTGCTGGCCAAGTTGATGGACGACGCGGGCCTGCCCAAGGGCGTGCTGTCGGTGCTGCCCACCAACAACCCCCGCGAGGTCACCACAGCGCTGATCGACGACGGGCGCCTTCGCAAGCTGACCTTCACCGGGTCGACGGGCGTGGGCAAGGCGCTCGTCAAGCAGTCATCGGACGCGCTGCTGCGGACCTCGATGGAGTTGGGCGGCAACGCGCCGTTCGTCGTATTCGACGACGCCGACGTCGACGCCGCCGTCGAAGGCGCGATCCTTGCCAAGATGCGCAACGGTGGCGAAGCATGCACGGCCGCCAACCGGTTCCACGTCGCGAACTCCGTGCGCGAGGAGTTCACCGAGAAGCTGGTCAAGCGGATGAGTGAGTTCCAGCTCGGCAAGGGCATCGACGAGTCGGCCACCCTCGGGCCGCTGATCAACGCCAAGCAGGTGGCCACGGTGTCGGATCTGGTGTCCGACGCGGTGTCGAAGGGTGCCACGGTCGCCGTCGGCGGCGTCGCCCCCTCGGGGCCCGGCAACTTCTACCCCGCCACCGTGCTGGCCGACGTGCCCGTCGACGCGCGCATCCTCAAGGAGGAGGTGTTCGGGCCCGTCGCGCCGATCACCGGCTTCGACACCGAGGAGGAGGGCATCGCGGCCGCCAACGACACCGAGTACGGCCTGGCCGCCTACATCTACACCCGCGACCTCGACCGGGCGCTGCGCGCGGCCGAGGGCGTCGCCTCCGGCATGGTGGGTGTGAACCGGGGGGTCATCTCCGATGCCGCTGCGCCGTTCGGCGGTGTCAAGGAGTCCGGTTTCGGCCGCGAAGGTGGATTCGAGGGCATCGACGAGTATCTCGACACGAAGTACATCGCGCTGACTAAATAG
- a CDS encoding FAD-dependent oxidoreductase: protein MFDYDVVIVGSGFGGSVAALRLTEKGYSVGVLEAGRRFADADFAKTSWQARKFFWAPKLGCTGIQRIHVLPDVIVLAGAGVGGGSLVYANTLYEPRSDAFYRDAQWAHITDWKTELAPFYDQAKRMLGVVTNPTMTPSDRALHKVAEQMGVQDTFGLTPVGVFFGPDNRKAPGVEFDDPYFGGVGPRRRGCIEVGECMTGCRHNAKNTLLKNYLYLAERAGARIHELTTVTAVRPLDAGGYAVETVRTGAWRAKKSAKTVTAEQVVFAAGTWGTQSLLHRMKHDGVLPRLSDRLGVLTRTNSEALCGASVKLRNRKQAAFHQGIAITSSIHPDENTHIEPVRYGKGSNAMGLLTTVMTDGGGSVPRWVKWLGQIVRHPAQAASLYIGLTDWSQRTIIALVMQTEDNSLTLFLKRKRLGGMKLTSKQGHGVPNPTWIPAANEAVRRLAEDIDGLPYSSLGEIADVPMTAHFLGGAVIGDSPETGVIDPYHRVYGHPGLHVLDGSAISANLGVNPSLTITAQAERAVAFWPNKGSADNRPALSQSYEPVAPVMPTDPVVPDSAPAALRMPRLLT, encoded by the coding sequence GTGTTCGATTACGACGTCGTCATCGTCGGCTCCGGATTCGGTGGGTCTGTGGCTGCGCTGCGGTTGACCGAAAAGGGCTATTCGGTAGGCGTCCTTGAGGCGGGGCGGCGGTTCGCCGACGCCGACTTCGCCAAGACCAGCTGGCAGGCGCGCAAGTTCTTCTGGGCACCGAAGCTGGGCTGCACGGGAATTCAACGGATCCACGTACTGCCCGACGTCATCGTGCTCGCTGGTGCAGGCGTGGGCGGCGGGTCGCTGGTGTATGCCAACACGCTCTACGAGCCGCGGTCCGACGCGTTCTACCGGGATGCCCAATGGGCGCACATCACCGACTGGAAAACAGAATTGGCGCCGTTCTACGACCAGGCCAAGCGGATGCTCGGCGTCGTCACCAACCCGACGATGACGCCGTCGGACCGGGCGCTGCACAAGGTCGCCGAACAGATGGGCGTCCAGGACACCTTCGGGCTCACCCCCGTCGGCGTGTTCTTCGGGCCGGACAACCGCAAGGCGCCCGGTGTCGAATTCGACGATCCGTACTTCGGCGGCGTCGGGCCGCGGCGACGAGGCTGCATCGAGGTCGGTGAGTGCATGACCGGCTGTCGGCACAACGCGAAGAACACGCTGCTGAAGAATTACCTGTATCTGGCTGAGCGGGCGGGCGCGCGCATCCACGAGTTGACCACCGTGACCGCGGTCCGCCCGCTGGACGCAGGCGGCTACGCCGTCGAGACGGTGCGAACCGGGGCGTGGCGAGCCAAGAAATCTGCGAAGACGGTCACAGCGGAGCAGGTGGTCTTCGCCGCGGGAACCTGGGGGACTCAGAGCCTGCTGCACCGAATGAAGCACGATGGCGTCCTTCCGCGTCTCTCCGACCGCCTTGGCGTGCTCACCCGAACGAACTCCGAAGCGCTGTGCGGCGCAAGCGTGAAACTGCGCAACCGCAAACAGGCGGCGTTTCACCAGGGCATCGCAATCACCTCGTCGATACACCCCGACGAGAACACCCACATCGAACCCGTTCGCTACGGCAAGGGGTCGAACGCGATGGGGCTCCTGACGACCGTGATGACCGACGGCGGTGGCAGCGTGCCGCGTTGGGTGAAGTGGCTGGGGCAGATCGTCAGGCACCCTGCCCAGGCGGCGTCCCTCTACATCGGGCTCACCGACTGGTCGCAGCGCACCATCATCGCGCTGGTCATGCAGACCGAGGACAACTCGCTCACGCTGTTCCTGAAGCGCAAACGCCTCGGCGGCATGAAGCTGACGTCGAAACAGGGTCACGGGGTGCCCAACCCCACGTGGATACCGGCGGCCAACGAGGCCGTGCGCCGGCTCGCCGAGGACATCGACGGACTGCCCTACAGCAGCCTGGGCGAGATCGCCGATGTCCCGATGACCGCGCACTTCCTTGGCGGGGCGGTGATAGGGGACTCGCCCGAGACAGGCGTGATCGATCCCTACCACCGGGTGTACGGCCATCCCGGCCTGCACGTGCTGGACGGCTCGGCGATCTCGGCGAATCTCGGTGTCAACCCTTCGCTGACGATCACCGCGCAAGCCGAACGGGCCGTCGCCTTCTGGCCGAACAAGGGATCCGCGGACAACCGGCCGGCTCTCAGCCAAAGTTACGAGCCGGTGGCGCCCGTCATGCCGACGGATCCCGTGGTGCCCGACAGCGCACCAGCGGCGCTGCGGATGCCGCGGCTGCTCACGTGA
- a CDS encoding SDR family oxidoreductase translates to MTRQKILITGASSGLGAGMARAFAAKGRDLALCARRVDRLDELKAELTARHQGITVAVAALDVNDHDQVPKVFAELEDQLGGIDRVIVNAGIGKGAPLGSGKLWANKQTIETNLVAALVQIETAIEMFKNSGGGHLVLISSVLGNKGVPGVKAAYAASKAGVSSLGESLRAEYPSGPVKITVLEPGYIESEMTAKSASTMLMVDNESGTKAMVNAIEKESGRAAVPFWPWAPLVQLMKVLPPRLTKPFA, encoded by the coding sequence GTGACACGGCAGAAAATCTTGATCACGGGCGCCAGTTCGGGCCTTGGTGCGGGCATGGCAAGGGCGTTCGCCGCCAAGGGGCGCGACCTCGCGCTGTGCGCCCGGCGCGTCGACCGCCTCGACGAACTGAAGGCCGAGCTGACCGCGCGACACCAGGGCATCACCGTGGCCGTCGCGGCACTGGACGTCAACGACCATGACCAGGTGCCCAAGGTCTTCGCCGAGCTGGAGGACCAGCTGGGCGGCATCGACCGCGTGATCGTCAACGCGGGCATCGGTAAGGGTGCGCCGCTGGGGTCGGGCAAGTTGTGGGCGAACAAGCAGACGATCGAGACGAACCTGGTGGCGGCGCTTGTGCAGATCGAAACCGCCATCGAGATGTTCAAGAACTCCGGTGGTGGACATCTGGTGCTGATTTCGTCGGTGCTGGGCAACAAAGGGGTGCCGGGCGTCAAGGCCGCCTACGCCGCCAGCAAGGCGGGTGTGTCGTCGCTCGGCGAATCGCTGCGCGCCGAGTACCCGAGTGGCCCCGTCAAGATCACGGTGCTCGAGCCGGGATACATCGAGTCGGAGATGACGGCGAAGTCGGCGTCGACGATGTTGATGGTCGACAACGAATCCGGCACGAAGGCGATGGTGAATGCGATCGAGAAGGAGAGCGGCCGCGCCGCTGTGCCCTTCTGGCCGTGGGCGCCGTTGGTGCAGCTGATGAAGGTGCTGCCGCCCCGGCTCACGAAGCCTTTCGCTTAG
- a CDS encoding succinic semialdehyde dehydrogenase produces MTTLQAVDNSTRLAPLLNDLGRRVEAADASRRREVTDAMTGQPLGHVPHCTAEDVAAAARRAREVQAQWAARPVAERAEVLLRLHDLVLEHQDEVLDLIQLENGKARRHAFEEVIDVALTSRYYAHTAEDYLRPKRRQGVQLMLTEVWEHHHPKGLVGVISPWNYPLTLGISDALPAIVAGNAVLAKPDDRTPFSHLWAVRMLERAGMPPGLVQTVTGPGSELGTPIIEESDFLMFTGSTSTGRTVAKQAAERLIDYSMELGGKNALLVLDDADVGKAARGAVRAAFSNSGQLCISIERIYVPTAMWDDFVDRFVTATKAMKLAAGLDYSADMGSLINAKQLETVTQHVDDAVGKGATVLAGGRARPDIGPYFYEPTILSGVREGMDVYEDETFGPVVSLYPVDSEEEAIAKANDSRFGLNFSVWTSDRERGRRVAARLHAGTVNVNEAYAAAWASVDAPMGGMKDSGVGRRHGEHGITKYTESQTIATERVLPVGAPPWIRADRYARVMTTGLRALRRIPGVK; encoded by the coding sequence ATGACGACACTGCAGGCGGTCGATAACAGCACCCGCCTCGCCCCGCTGCTGAACGACTTGGGGCGGCGAGTGGAGGCGGCAGACGCCTCCCGTCGCCGTGAGGTCACCGACGCGATGACCGGGCAACCGCTCGGACACGTGCCGCACTGCACCGCCGAGGACGTCGCCGCGGCGGCGCGCCGCGCCCGAGAAGTACAGGCGCAGTGGGCGGCCAGGCCGGTGGCCGAACGCGCCGAAGTGTTGCTGCGCCTGCACGACCTCGTGCTGGAGCATCAAGACGAGGTGCTCGACCTGATCCAGCTGGAGAACGGGAAAGCGCGAAGGCACGCGTTCGAAGAAGTCATCGACGTCGCCCTGACGTCGCGGTACTACGCGCACACGGCCGAGGACTATCTGCGCCCGAAGCGTCGCCAGGGTGTGCAGCTGATGCTGACCGAGGTGTGGGAACACCATCACCCGAAGGGTCTGGTCGGCGTGATTTCGCCGTGGAACTATCCGCTCACCCTCGGGATCAGCGACGCGCTGCCCGCGATCGTCGCAGGCAACGCGGTGCTGGCCAAACCCGATGACCGGACACCGTTTTCGCATCTGTGGGCCGTCCGCATGCTCGAGCGGGCAGGGATGCCGCCCGGTCTGGTGCAGACGGTCACCGGGCCGGGATCGGAGCTCGGCACACCGATCATCGAGGAATCCGACTTCCTGATGTTCACCGGTTCGACCAGCACCGGTCGGACAGTCGCCAAGCAGGCCGCGGAGCGGCTGATCGACTACTCCATGGAGCTCGGCGGGAAGAACGCGCTGCTCGTGCTGGACGACGCCGACGTCGGCAAGGCCGCTCGAGGTGCCGTGCGGGCTGCCTTCTCGAACTCAGGGCAGCTCTGCATCTCGATCGAACGCATCTACGTGCCGACGGCGATGTGGGACGATTTCGTCGATCGCTTCGTCACCGCCACCAAGGCCATGAAACTGGCTGCGGGGCTCGACTACTCGGCGGACATGGGCTCGCTGATCAACGCGAAGCAACTCGAGACCGTCACCCAGCACGTCGACGATGCGGTCGGCAAGGGTGCGACGGTGCTCGCAGGCGGTCGCGCCCGCCCTGACATCGGTCCGTACTTCTACGAGCCGACGATCCTGTCCGGCGTCCGGGAGGGGATGGACGTCTACGAGGACGAAACGTTCGGACCGGTGGTGTCGCTCTACCCGGTGGACTCCGAGGAGGAGGCGATCGCGAAGGCGAACGACAGCCGGTTCGGGCTGAACTTCAGTGTCTGGACCTCGGATCGGGAGCGCGGGAGACGGGTCGCCGCGCGACTGCACGCGGGCACCGTCAACGTCAACGAGGCCTACGCTGCGGCCTGGGCGTCGGTCGACGCGCCGATGGGCGGCATGAAGGACTCCGGTGTGGGCCGCCGCCACGGCGAGCACGGGATCACGAAATACACGGAGTCGCAGACGATCGCCACCGAGCGGGTGCTGCCCGTCGGCGCACCGCCGTGGATCCGGGCAGACCGGTACGCCCGCGTGATGACGACGGGGCTGCGGGCGCTTCGCCGCATCCCCGGTGTGAAGTAG
- a CDS encoding chorismate mutase — MDRSPHNEESNNMSIETEPVADIDDLRQEIDRLDAEILAAVKRRTEVSKLIGKARMASGGTRLVHSREMKVIERFSELGPEGKDLALLLLRLGRGRLGH, encoded by the coding sequence ATGGATCGCAGCCCACACAATGAGGAGTCCAACAATATGTCTATCGAAACGGAACCCGTGGCCGACATCGACGATCTTCGCCAGGAGATCGACCGACTCGACGCCGAGATCCTTGCCGCAGTGAAGCGTCGCACCGAGGTGTCGAAGCTCATCGGCAAAGCCCGGATGGCCTCCGGCGGCACCAGGCTGGTGCACAGCCGCGAGATGAAGGTGATCGAGCGCTTCAGCGAGCTCGGCCCCGAGGGCAAGGACCTGGCGCTGCTGCTGCTCCGCCTGGGCCGCGGCCGCCTCGGCCACTGA
- a CDS encoding chorismate mutase, with translation MSRNRSAAVLVTGSLLVGALPVAASAEPASPLYLLVDTAAQRLATADPVAATKWINHGPPIDDPPRAAAVLDSVGADATAHEIDAGYVRRIFTDQIDATEGVEYTRFAQWKFDPSTAPTTAPDLSESRRAIDGFNKTMVNEIALHWNSLRGPSCQAEIQEATDAVASARALDPLYRQALSSATRSYCLT, from the coding sequence ATGAGCCGTAATCGAAGTGCTGCCGTGCTGGTAACCGGGTCGCTGCTGGTGGGCGCGCTGCCCGTGGCCGCAAGCGCCGAGCCCGCCAGCCCGCTGTACCTGCTGGTGGACACCGCCGCCCAGCGGCTGGCGACCGCGGACCCTGTCGCGGCCACGAAGTGGATCAACCACGGGCCGCCGATCGACGATCCGCCGCGAGCCGCCGCCGTGCTGGACAGCGTCGGCGCCGACGCCACCGCCCACGAGATCGACGCCGGCTACGTGCGGAGGATCTTCACCGACCAGATAGACGCGACCGAAGGCGTCGAGTACACGCGATTCGCGCAGTGGAAGTTCGACCCCTCAACCGCCCCGACGACCGCGCCCGACCTGTCCGAATCGCGAAGAGCCATCGACGGGTTCAACAAGACCATGGTTAACGAGATTGCGCTGCACTGGAATTCGCTGCGCGGGCCGTCCTGTCAGGCTGAGATTCAGGAGGCGACGGACGCCGTCGCCTCTGCCCGTGCCCTCGACCCGCTGTACCGGCAGGCGCTGTCATCGGCGACACGGTCTTACTGCCTCACGTGA
- the pgi gene encoding glucose-6-phosphate isomerase, producing MTADERSREEQTSTVTEQIPDISAIPAWQALQRHHDQIRDKHIRDLFDEDPARGTELALTVGDMYIDYSKHRITRETLTLLVDLARAAHLEQRRDAMYSGVHINTSEDRAVLHTALRQPRGVGLTVDGQDVVTDVHEVLDRMGEFTDRLRSGEWTGATGQRIACVVNIGIGGSDLGPVMVYEALRHYADAGIACRFVSNVDPADLVAKLDGLDPATTLFIVASKTFSTLETLTNATAARRWLTETLGDAAVAKHFVAVSTNKKLVDDFGINTDNMFGFWDWVGGRYSVDSAIGLSVMAAIGKERFAEFLAGFHIVDEHFKTAPLEANAPALLGLIGLWYNNFFGAQSRAVLPYSNDMSRFAAYLQQLTMESNGKSVHADGSPVTTDTGEIFWGEPGTNGQHAFYQLLHQGTRLIPADFIGFSQPTDDLATADGTGSMHDLLMSNFFAQTQVLAFGKTAEEIAAEGTPSEVVPHKVMPGNRPSTSILGTQLTPSIIGQLIALYEHQVFTEGVVWGIDSFDQWGVELGKTQAKALLPVLTGDASPPKQSDSSTDALVRHYRAERGRSA from the coding sequence ATGACCGCCGACGAGCGCTCGCGCGAGGAACAGACGAGCACAGTAACCGAGCAGATCCCCGACATCTCAGCCATTCCAGCATGGCAGGCCCTGCAGCGGCATCACGATCAGATCCGCGACAAACACATCCGAGATCTCTTCGACGAGGACCCCGCCCGCGGAACCGAACTGGCGCTGACGGTCGGCGACATGTACATCGACTACAGCAAGCACCGGATCACCCGCGAAACGCTGACACTGCTGGTTGACCTGGCGCGAGCCGCACATCTGGAACAGCGCCGCGACGCCATGTATTCCGGTGTGCACATCAACACCTCGGAGGATCGCGCCGTCCTGCACACCGCCCTGCGTCAGCCGCGCGGAGTCGGGCTGACCGTGGACGGCCAGGACGTCGTCACCGACGTGCACGAGGTGCTCGACCGGATGGGCGAGTTCACCGACAGGCTGCGCAGCGGCGAGTGGACCGGTGCGACGGGCCAGCGGATCGCATGCGTGGTCAACATCGGTATCGGTGGTTCCGACCTCGGCCCGGTGATGGTGTACGAGGCGTTGCGGCACTACGCCGACGCGGGCATCGCGTGCCGGTTCGTGTCCAACGTCGACCCCGCCGACCTAGTGGCCAAGCTCGACGGACTCGACCCGGCCACAACGCTTTTCATCGTCGCATCGAAGACGTTCTCCACCCTGGAGACGTTGACGAACGCGACCGCGGCGCGGCGCTGGCTGACCGAGACGCTCGGCGACGCGGCGGTGGCCAAACACTTCGTCGCGGTGTCGACGAACAAGAAACTGGTCGACGACTTCGGCATCAACACCGACAACATGTTCGGCTTCTGGGACTGGGTGGGCGGCCGCTACTCCGTCGACTCGGCGATCGGGCTGTCGGTGATGGCCGCGATCGGCAAGGAGCGGTTCGCCGAATTCCTCGCAGGCTTCCACATCGTCGACGAGCACTTCAAAACCGCGCCGCTGGAGGCGAATGCGCCTGCGCTGCTTGGCCTCATCGGCCTCTGGTACAACAATTTCTTCGGCGCGCAGTCGCGGGCGGTGCTGCCGTACTCGAACGACATGTCGCGTTTCGCCGCCTATCTGCAGCAGCTGACGATGGAGTCCAACGGCAAGTCCGTGCACGCCGACGGGTCACCGGTGACCACCGACACCGGCGAGATCTTCTGGGGCGAGCCGGGAACCAACGGCCAGCACGCGTTCTACCAACTGCTGCATCAGGGCACGCGGTTGATCCCCGCCGACTTCATCGGGTTCAGCCAGCCCACCGACGACCTGGCCACCGCCGACGGCACCGGCAGCATGCACGATCTGTTGATGAGCAACTTCTTCGCGCAGACGCAGGTGCTGGCGTTCGGCAAGACCGCCGAGGAGATCGCCGCGGAAGGCACACCGTCAGAAGTGGTGCCGCACAAGGTGATGCCGGGCAACCGGCCGTCGACGTCGATCCTCGGAACACAGTTGACACCGTCGATCATCGGCCAGCTGATCGCGCTCTACGAGCATCAGGTCTTCACCGAGGGCGTGGTCTGGGGTATCGACTCGTTCGACCAGTGGGGCGTCGAGCTGGGCAAGACGCAGGCCAAGGCGCTGCTGCCGGTGCTCACCGGTGACGCGTCGCCGCCGAAGCAGTCGGACAGCTCGACCGACGCCCTTGTGCGGCATTACAGGGCGGAGCGCGGTAGATCAGCCTGA